From a single Lytechinus variegatus isolate NC3 chromosome 9, Lvar_3.0, whole genome shotgun sequence genomic region:
- the LOC121421071 gene encoding uncharacterized protein LOC121421071, with product MTGGGSLEVRPTLEAVLEVLARETVQGVVGSSDEAGFSSSQDTIDGDNEACLLFSSMAAGACSRTPDRVKTTSTVVNTTTTVVNTATAAVNTSTAATTTTTTAIPAATTSASTTKTPQRKLSSTDQLVELEKERIRLLEKQVSLSAERNLFLSRIANALEAIEKNGIQSLGMIEF from the exons ATGACAG gtgggGGCAGCCTTGAAGTCCGGCCCACGTTAGAGGCTGTTCTGGAGGTTCTCGCAAGAGAAACGGTGCAGGGGGTAGTCGGGTCCTCCGACGAAGCAGGCTTTAGCTCGTCCCAA GACACAATAGATGGAGACAATGAGGCTTGCCTGCTGTTCAGCAGCATGGCTGCAGGAGCGTGTTCACGCACCCCTGATCGTGTCAAGACAACCTCCACTGTCGTCAACACAACAACTACTGTCGTCAACACCGCCACCGCTGCTGTCAACACCTCCACTGCTGCCACAACCACTACCACAACTGCAATACCTGCTGCAACCACCTCCGCCTCCACCAccaagacccctcaaagaaaaCTTTCCTCAACTGACCAGCTTGTAGAGCTGGAGAAGGAGAGGATTCGACTGCTTGAGAAACAAGTTTCCCTCTCTGCAGAGCGAAACTTGTTTCTCAGTAGAATTGCAAATGCCTTAGAGGCCATTGAAAAAAATGGCATTCAGTCATTGGGAATGATTGAATTTTAA